The following are encoded together in the Tripterygium wilfordii isolate XIE 37 chromosome 18, ASM1340144v1, whole genome shotgun sequence genome:
- the LOC119984723 gene encoding monothiol glutaredoxin-S6-like: protein MDTSVRGMVGSNPLVIFSRSNCCMSHTVVTLISNFGANPTVYELDQIQNGQQIERALRQLGYPNVPVVFIGQQLIGGEQQVMSLHMRKELVPLLKKAGAIWL from the coding sequence atgGATACATCAGTCAGAGGCATGGTGGGAAGTAACCCACTTGTGATATTCAGCAGGAGCAATTGTTGCATGAGCCACACTGTGGTGACACTCATTAGCAACTTTGGTGCAAACCCAACAGTTTATGAGCTTGACCAGATTCAAAATGGACAACAGATTGAGAGGGCACTGCGTCAGCTTGGGTATCCGAACGTACCGGTTGTATTCATTGGCCAACAATTGATTGGAGGAGAGCAGCAAGTGATGAGCCTTCATATGAGGAAGGAGCTTGTTCCACTCCTCAAAAAAGCAGGAGCTATATGGCTTTGA